A genome region from Gigantopelta aegis isolate Gae_Host chromosome 3, Gae_host_genome, whole genome shotgun sequence includes the following:
- the LOC121367838 gene encoding phosphatidylserine decarboxylase proenzyme, mitochondrial-like isoform X3 — protein sequence MMLVFEFRMLMMEYLYNQMDDIAMFSVVVIVMLAGGLLKTHRIAFKLTPFYLWKFGVHSFTFGIFNKKYYNVLNWGKIPTIHKSLNNKRKKYTLQLRTYCYGYKHLHHGLKKHHSSKRHNRMVTLYRKMPLKTMSRWWGQFNELCLPVFLRRPILGLYIWMFNVNLAEAQVENLRDYKNLGEFFRRTLKPNVRIVDDDHILTSPADGKILHYGYVHNGVLEQVKGMTYSLQGFFGPSIGSTNMSTDGIETEDDYYNRLGIQPGNRLFHCVIYLAPGDYHRFHSPAHWTIQHRRHFPDTTLWDTVLCSHA from the exons ATGATGTTAGTATTTGAATTCCGAATGCTGATGATGGAATACTTGTATAACCAAATGGACGACATTGCTATGTTTTCAGTCGTGGTTATCGTAATGCTAGCAGGCGGTCTCTTAAAAACACACAGAATTGCCTTTAAGTTAACTCCATTTTACCTTTGGAAATTTGGAGTTCATTCTTTCACTTTTGgcattttcaataaaaaatattataatgttttaaattgggGCAAGATTCCAACAATTCACAAGTCACTGAATAATAAAAGGAAAAAGTATACCCTTCAGTTAAGAACATATTGCTATGGCTACAAGCATCTTCACCATGGACTTAAAAAGCATCACTCATCAAAACGGCACAATAGGATG gTTACCCTGTACCGCAAAATGCCCCTCAAGACCATGTCTCGGTGGTGGGGTCAGTTCAACGAGCTGTGTCTGCCGGTGTTCCTGCGGCGGCCGATCCTGGGACTGTACATCTGGATGTTCAATGTCAACCTGGCCGAGGCGCAGGTCGAAAATCTGAGAGACTACAAGAATCTGGGCGAGTTCTTCAGACGCACACTCAAACCTAACGTCCGCATTGTCGACGATGACCACATACTC ACGAGCCCCGCTGATGGCAAGATACTGCACTATGGCTACGTGCACAACGGGGTCTTGGAACAGGTTAAAGGCATGACGTACTCGCTACAGGGGTTCTTTGGTCCCAGCATTGGCAGTACGAACATGTCAACAGACGGCATAGAGACGGAGGACGACTACTACAACAGACTGGGGATCCAGCCCGGCAACCGACTGTTCCACTGTGTTATCTACCTGGCGCCCGGTGACTACCACCGATTCCACTCGCCGGCTCACTGGACCATTCAGCACAGGAGACACTTCCCAG ACACGACCCTGTGGGACACTGTGTTGTGTAGCCATGCCTGA